CGCGCCGAGCGCGGCGGCCTCGTCGAGCTGCCGGGGTTCGATGACGGTCCCGACGCCGACCGCGGCGGCGCTGCCGTACCGGTCGACCGCCCAGGCGATGCCGTCCTGCCAGCGCGGGGTGTTGGTGGTGAGCTCGATCGCTCGGACCCCGGACTCGACGAGCACCCGAATGACGTCCTCGACGTGCTCGCCCGTGCCGCCGCGGAGGACGGCGACCGCGGGTCCGGCGTCGTGGCGGTGCCTGGCCGTCGTGGTGGGGGCGGCGGTGTCGGTCATCGGGGTCCTCCTGTCGTCTGGGTGCTCGTCGCGCGTGCTCGTCGTCGGGTGACCATCAGCGGTCCACGCGGTCGTGCACGGCGTGGTCGACCTCCGGGGCATCGTCCACGGTGACGACCGCGTCGGGGTCCGGGAGTCTCCAGTCGCTCGCCACGGTGCAGGCGAGGGCCCCGGCGTCCGCCGCGCGGTCGAGCGCGACCGCCGGCTCGGCGCCACCGAGGACGGCCGCGATCCAGCCGGCCACGAAGGCGTCCCCGGCACCGACGGGGTCCACCACGCGGACGGGCGTCGCCGCTCGGCGGTGCAGGACGCCGTCGACCGAGGCCACCGCTCCGCGGGAGCCGAGCTTCACCACCGCGGTGCCGTGGGCCAGTGCCGCGAGACCGCGCGCGAGGTCGTCCTCGTCGTCCGGCTGCTCCTCGCGGCCGAGCACCAGCCGGGCCTCGTCGTCGCTCGCGAACACGGTCGCCGAGCGTTCGACCACCGCGCGGTAGCGAACGCGTGCGGTGTCCGGGTCGATGAGCTTCGGCCGGTGGTTGACGTCGAAGGAGACGGGGACACCGGCGGCCTCGGCGCGGTCGAGCACGGCGTCCACGGTGGCGCGGGAACGGTCCGAGAGCGCGAGGGTGATCCCGCTGAGGTGCACGAGGGCGGCCTGCTCGACGAGTCCGGCGGGGACGTCCTCGGGTCCGATCGCCGACCCGGCAGACCCTCGGCGGTGGTACGTCACGCGGGTCCGGCCGTCGGCCAGCCGCTCCTTCATCATGAGTCCGGTCGAGCGGTCCGCATCGGCGACCGCGACCACGTCGACGCCCGCGCCGCGGACGTCCGCCACGACGCGGTCGCCCGCCGGGTCCGTCCCGACGCGGCCGACCCACGTCGTCGGCACCCCGGCGCGGGCCAGGCCGATCGCGACGTTGCTCTCCGCGCCGCCGGTGTCGACGCGCATCGCGTCGAGGTCGGGGACGGCACCGACCGACTGTCCGCTGAGCAGGAGCATCGTCTCGCCCACGGTGACCACCCGCCCGGTCACCGGGCGCTCCGGGTCGTCGCCGTCCGGTTCAGTGCCAGCTGGGCGGAGGACGAACCGAGCGCGACCGAGATCTCGTGCGCCGTCCGGACGACCCCCGACCCGAGCTCGCGGACCGCGGCCGCCGGGAACCGCGACGCGAGCCCGGAGATGCTCATCGCCCCGACGACCTGGTTCGCGTGGCCGAACACGGGTGCGGCGACGCACCGGATGTCCGGTTCGTTCTCGCGGTCGTCGATGCCGTAGCCGCGCTGGTGCGTCCGGTCGACCTCGCGGCGCCAGCGCACGTCGTCCGTGATGGTGTGGTCCGTCATCGCCCGGACGGGCTCCGCGAGCACCCGGGCGAGCAGGTCCGGCTCCCCGAACGCCACGATGGCCTTGCCCGAGGCGGTGTTGCGCATCGGCAGCCGGTTGCCGATGCGGGACCCCATGCGGACGGTCCCGCGCGTCTCGACCTTGTCGACGTAGACGATGTCGGTGCCGTCCGGGACGACGAGGTGGCACGTGAGCCCGGTCCGTTCGGCGGTCCGGCGGAGGAACGGGGCCGCGGCGGCCCGGAGGTCGATGCCCTCGAGGTAGCTCTGGCCGAGGAGCAGCGCCCCGAGCCCGAGCGTGAACCCGGCGTCCGCGGTCCGGCGGAGCAGGTCGGTCTCGACCATCGGGGCCGTCAGGCGGAGGACGGTCGACTTCGACGTCCCGAGCTCCGTGGCGAGGGTGCCGAGGCTGACCGACACCTCGCCGTTCCGCGTGCGTTCGGCGACGTGGTCGAGCAGCCGGAGTCCGCGCCGGAGCGACAGGGCGGCGTTGCGGGCGGGGATGTCGGGTGAGGTGTTCACCGGAACTCCGTCTCGATCGTGTCGAGCACGGTGTCGTCGTCGGCGAGCACGAGGACCCGGCGCCACTTGTCGAACACCGTGCAGGGGTGGGAGATGCCGAACACCACGACGTCCCCCGGGACGAGGTCGGGCGCCGCGTCGGTGGTCCGCAGGTAGCAGTGCTGGTCGTCGAGGCGGGTGACGGTGACCGACCCGGGGACGGGAGTCACGGGGCGGGCGTCAGCCGTGCCTCCCGGCCGGACCTCGCGCACGACCGGCAGTCCCTCGTCGAAGCTGATGTCCCGCTTGCCGACGGCCACGAGCACGAGGCCGGGCTCCGGGGCGGAGGTGACCCGACCCCAGACGCGGATGGCGGCCTCGAGCCGCCCCTCCTCGGGGTGGCGGCCGAAGGGCGTCCGCTCGGCGTAGAAGCCGTCGTCGTGCGTCAGCGACGCTCCGGAGCGCAGCAGGACGTCGACGTCACCGGGCCGGGACTCGACGGCCTCGACGACCGCGTCGAACCAGGCGCTCCCGCCCATGCTCAGGAGCGTCCGGGGCACCCCGACGAACGGGTGGACCGCCGCGGTGACCGCGAGGACGCCGCGCACGTAGTCGCGGGCCTCGTCGGGGCCGGGCAGCCCGCCCTCGTAGCCGGTGACGCCGCGGAGCTCGAGGCCGGCGTCGTGTGCGGTGCGTGCGAGGGCGATCCCGTCCTCGGGGGACCGGACGCCCGTGCGACCGCCGGGGAACCCGACCTCGACGAGCACCGGGAGTGCTCCGTGGTCCGCTGCCGCGGTCACGCCGGCGGGGGAGTCGACCTGGAAGAGGACGTCGGCACCGGGGTCCTCGGTGCGACGGCTCGCGATCCAGGCCAGTCCGGCCGGGTCGAGCACCTCGTTCGCGATGAGGATCCGGTGGATGCCGTGCCGCCACGCCACGACGGCCTGCTGGACGGAGGCGACCGTGACGCCCCACGCGCCGAGGTCGAGTTGCCGGCGGGCCAGGGCGGGTGCCATGTGGGTCTTCATGTGCGGCGCGAACAGCAGGCCGTGGCGGTCGACGTACGCCTGCATCACGGCGGCGTTGGACGCGAGGGCGGACTCGCGGAGCGTCATCGCCGGCAGCAGGACGTCGTCGAGCACGTGCGTGGTCATCGGGCCTCCTCGTCGAGTGCGGTGCTGCCACGTTCGTCCGTCCGCCGCGGTGCGGACAACGCTGGTGGCCGCTCCATTGTGCAACGCAGAACGTTCGTCGCACGGGCCGTCGCGGATCCCGAGCAGGCATAGCATTTCGTTCGACATGACGACGACGACATCGACGCCCGCACCACGGCGGACCCACAGCACGGCGGTGGCCGTCCTCGTGGCCGGCACCTTCTTCATGGAGCTGCTCGACGGCACGATCCTCGCGACCGCCGCGCCCGCGATGGGCCGCGACCTCGGGGTCGACTCGGCTGCGGTCGGCGTCGCGATCACCGCCTACCTCGTGACTTTGGCCGTGTTCATCCCGGTGAGCGGCTGGGTGACCGACCGCGTCGGCTCGCGGACCGTCTTCGCCGCGGCGATCGCGCTCTTCACGATCGCGTCCGCACTGTGCGCCGCGTCGACGGGGCTCGTGGAGCTGACGCTCTGGCGCATCCTGCAGGGCCTCGGCGGCGCGATGATGGTGCCCGTCGGCCGGCTCGTCGTGCTCCGGAGCGCCGGACGCGACCAGCTCGTCACGGCGATCGCGATCCTGACCTGGCCGGCGTTGGCGGCGCCGATCATCGCGCCGTTCGTCGGCGGGGTGCTCGTCGACACCCTGACGTGGCACTGGATCTTCCTCATCAACATCCCCCTCGGTGTCGTCGCGTTCGTCGCCGCGCTCGTGCTCGTGCCCCAGGAGCGGGCACCGGAGCGCGTGCCGTTCGACTGGCTCGGGTCGCTGCTCGCGTGCTTCGGCCTCGGCGCGCTCGTCGTGATGGCATCGCTGCTGGCGCTCGACGTGGTGCCGGTCCTCGCGGTCGTCGTCTCCGGGGTCGTCGGCGCGGTGTGCTGCTGGCTCGCGATCCGGCACTTCCGCCGGGCCCCGCACCCGATCATGGGGCTCGAGTCCTTCCGACTCGAGACCTTCCGGGTGTCGCATGCGGGCGGGAGCCTCTTCCGCCTGGCCGTCTCGGCCGTGCCGTTCGTGCTCCCGCTGCTCTTCCAGGACGCGTGGGGGTGGAGCGCGGTGCTCGCCGGGTCCGCCGTGCTCTGGGTCTTCGTCGGCAACCTCGGCATCAAGCCCATGACGACTCCGTTCCTCCGCTGGTTCGGGTACCGGCCCGTCATCGTCGTGTCGTCCGCCGTCGCCGCGCTCAGCGTCGTGGCGATGGCGTTCATGACGCCGGACACCCCGTTCTGGCTGCTCGCGGTGCTGCTCGTCGTGAGCGGTGCTGCTCGGTCGGTCGGGTTCACCGCGTACAACACGATCGCGTTCGCCGACGTCGAGCAGGCGGACATGACCCCGGCGAACACGCTCTCCTCGACGCTGCAGCAGACGGCGGCGGGGTTCGGCGTCGCGGTCGCCGCCGTGGTCATCCGCGCGGCGTCGGGGCTCGGCGGGTCGGGGCCGTACGTGGCCGCGTTCTGGGTCATCGCGGCGCTCCTCGTCGTCGCGTGCGTCGAGGGTTTGCTCATGAGCCGGACGGCGGGGGACACCGTGCGACCCGCCCGGCGGGGGCGGGTCCGCGCCTGACGTGTACCGGGCGCACCGCCGCCGCTGTCCGTTCGCGACCCGGTCACACGCCGGAAACCCGTCCCGCGCTACAGTCTCAGGAACCTGCTGCGGAGGCCGAGTAGTTTCGCTCCGGCAGGGTGACCCGGTACCCCGGACAGGACGCCACCCGGAACAGGAAGGCAGCATGGCCGCTCCACAGCAGCACGGGACGCTCGACCCCGACGCCGACGTGCAGCCGACCGCACTCCGCGTCGTCAGCTACAACCTCCGTGAGCACACCGCGAACGGCGAACTCGCGTCCCTGGCCGAGGCCTCGCAGGCCGACGTCCTGTGCGTGCAGGAGTGCGACTCGAACGACCTCGCTCCGTCCGTCGGTGGGCTCTCCCTCGCGGCGTCGACGAAGGCGAACCGGCTGGGCCTCGCGATCTACAAGCGCGACGACCGCTTCGAGCTCCAGGACTTCAGCATCCACTCGCTGCAGAAGTCGCTGCACGACCGGGTGCTCGCGCCCGCCCACGAGCGGCTCATCGCCATGCACCTCCGCGACCGCGAGGCCGACACCGAGGTCATCGTCGCCTCGTTCCACGCCTCGCCCCTGACCGCGACGAACTCCCTCCGCCGCAAGCAGATCGAGGCGGCGCACCAGTTCGTCCGCGACCTCTCGAGCGAGGCCCCGGCGATCATGGTCGGCGACTTCAACTACCCGTGGTTCCAGACGAACCTCCGCCGGAAGATCGAGCAGCACGGTTTCGCGCTGTCGCTCTCGGACCAGCCGACCTACCTGCGCTACCGGAAGTTCACCGGGCACTTCGACTTCGCGACCAGCGTCGGCCTGCACATCGCCGGCGTCGAGACGCTCCCCGCGGGGGTGTCCGACCACCGGCCGATCCTGGTCCGGGCGCACTACGAGCACCCCGGCGACACCGCCGGCTACCCGACGATCGACGCCCCCGCGGCCTGACACCTACGGCGCGGCGTCGCGCTCGGAGCGACGTGGAGGGGCTTGCGGCATCGTGCGTCGTGGGTCACGACTCCCCGTCCGTCGGGCAGCAGGCGGTCACGATTCGTCGCCGTCGTGCGGTCGGAGCGACACTTCGTGACCGCTCGGGAGTGGCGCGCGGGGTGTCGTGACCACGGACGGACGGACGGGAGGCGCGGTGCCAGCTGGCTCCGTGCCTCCCCCTCCGTCCACGGTCGCGTCAGCGACGCAACGTCGCGCGCGCCAGACGGTTCCCGAGGAACTGCCCGAGCTGGACGATGACCACGATCGCCGCCACCGAGACGTAGACGATCCACCAGTCGTAGCGCTGCGAGCCGTAGTTGATCGCGTACTCGCCGAGGCCGCCGCCACCGACGATCGCGCCCTGCGCCGTCATGTCGACGATGCCGACGTAGATGAACGTGTACCCGAGGATGAGCGGCCCGAGGCCCTCCGGGATGAGCACCGTCAGCAAGATCGACACCGGGTGCGCTCCCGACGCCCGAGCGGCCTCGACCACGCCGGGGTCCACCGCGAGCAGGTTCTGCTCCACGATCCGGGCGACGGCGAACGACGCCGCGAAGGAGATCGCGAACGTCACCGCGGGGACGCCGATGGTGGTGCCCACGACCTCCCGCTGCAGGGGACCGATCGCGGCCAGGAGGATCACGAACGGGATCGGCCGGACGATGTTCACGACGACGTTGACGACGGTGTGGACGGTCCGGTTGCCGAGCAGGTTGCCCGGGCGGGTGGCGTACAGCGTGAGCCCGAGGGCGAGGCCGATCACGCCGGCGACGACGAGCGAGATGATCGTCATCACGAGGGTGTCGCGCACCGAGGCGACGAAGACGTCGAACGTGTCGATCACGCTCTGGAAGGTGTTGTTCACGCCGCCGCCTCCTCGTCCACGGTGGTGCCGCTCGCACGCAGGTCGCGGACGGCCTCGTCGACGGCGTGCGGGTCGTCGCTCGTCAGCTCGTAGGTGAGCGAGCCGATCCGGCGCTCCCGGATCTCGCCCACACCGCCGAACACGAGTTCGGCCGTCACGCCGTGCGCGCGCCACGCGGCGTCGATGCGGTTCTGCAGGCCGACCTCGTCGGAGATCTGCACGGTGACGAGTCGACCGGTGTGGTGCTCACGGAGTCGCACGAGCTGCTCCGCGGACGGTCGGTCGTGCAGGGCCGTCCGGACGAACCGCTGCGCGGCCGGGGTCTGCGGCTTCGAGAACACGTCGTACACGTCGCCGACCTCGACCACCCGGCCGTGCTCCATGACGGCGACGCGGTCCGCGATCTGCCGCACGGCGTCCATCTCGTGCGTGATGACGATGATCGTGACGCCGAGCTCCCGGTTCACCCGGCGGAGCAGCCCGAGGACCTCCGACGTGGTGTCCGGGTCGAGGGCGCTCGTGGCCTCGTCGGCGAGCAGGAGCTCGGGGTTCGACGCGAGCGCACGGGCGATGCCGACGCGCTGCTTCTGCCCGCCGGAGAGCTGCTCGGGGTAGGCGTAGGCGCGGTCGAGCAGTCCGACGAAGTCGAGCAGCTCCGCCACCCGACGGTCGCGCTCCTGCTTGCCGACACCGGCGACCTTCAGCGGGTACGCGACGTTGCCCGCGATCGTCCGGGACCGGAACAGGTTGAACTGCTGGAAGATCATCCCGATGCGCCGACGCGCCTGACGGCGATCCCGCTCGGGGATCGCCGTCAGGTCCTGGCCGGCGACCGTCACCGACCCGGAGCTCGGGAGCTCGAGGGCGTTGACGAGCCGGACGAGCGTCGACTTGCCGGCACCCGAGTAGCCGATCACCCCGAGGACCTCTCCCTGGTGCACGTCCAGGGAGACGTCCTCGACCGCGGTGACGGTCTCGCCGGTGTCGGCGCGGCGGTAGTGCTTCGAGACGCCGCGGAGTTCGACGAGGGCAGACACTACTGCTTGGCCGCCTTCGCGTCCTGCTCGACGGTGGCGAGCTCGCTCTGCAGCTGGGAGGCGCTCACGTTGCGCGCGACGGCCTGCGGGTAGTCCTCCTTGAACGCCTTCTGCACCGCGCTGTCCTGGAACAGCTTCGCGAGGGCCAGGTAGGTCGTGTCGTCCTCGTCGGCCTTCCGGACGGCGAACACGTTGACGTACGGGGCTGCGCTGGCACTCGACGGGTCGTCCTTCGAGATGACGTCCTTGACCGGCAGGCCGGCAGCGGTCGCGAAGTTGTTGTTCACCACGGCTGCGGCGACGGAGCCCTGCTGCAGCGCGTTCGCGGTCTGCGAGGCGTCGAGGGTCTGCACGTCGACCTTGTGCGTCTCGATGTCAGCGGTCGTCGAGAACGCCGTCCCGCCGTTCTTCAGCGTGAGGAGCTTCGCGTCCTGCAGCACGAGGAGGGCACGCGCCTGGTTGATCGCGTCGTTCGGGATCGCGACCTTCGCGTCCGCCGGCAGGGCCGAGGCGCTGTCGTACTTCGTCGCGTAGAGCGGCAGCGGGTAGACGGCCGTCGAGCCGATCGGCTGCAGGTCGTCGTCCGAGGTGACGTTGTAGTCCGCGAGGTACTGGATGTGCTGGAACTGGTTGATGTCGACCTGGCCGTCCTTCAGCGCCGGGTTCGGCAGCGAGTAGTCCGAGAAGTTCACGAGCTGCACGGTGACGTTCAGTTTCTCCTTCGCGAGCTTCGTGTAGGTCTTCCAGTACGGCAGCGCCTTGTCCGCGACACCGATCTTCACCGTCTTGGCGGCACCGCCGTCGGCAGTCGCACCCGCTCCGCCGTCACCACCGGCACGGACGGCACCGACGATCACGGCGACGACGATCGCGACGACGACGACGGCCGCAGCGACGATCCAGCCGATCGGACGCTTGCCCTTCGGCTTCTGGGGCAGTGCAGGTGCGGACATGGTGCTCCTCGTGGGGTGAGCGGTGCGTGGTCTTCGACTCGCCCGCGGAGCAGCACTGGTCCGTGGCGTGCGACGAGTGTGACCGGTGACCCACGGGTGCCGCGAGTTGCGTTCCGCTGTGTTACAGCCGTGTGACAGCGCGGTCGGGTTCACTCGGACGGGTGCGGAGCATCGAACTCGTCCTGTCCCCGGCGTCGGACGCGGCCGTCCGAGCAGTGTGGGACGAGCTGATCGCTGACGACCTGCCGAGCCTCGGTCGGCACGTGTCGGCGTCGAACGCGCCGCACGTCACCCTCGCTGCCGGTCCGGACCTGCCCCTTCCGACCGGGTTCGACGCGCCCGTGCCCGCGACGCTCCGGCTCGGCGGTGTCCTGCTCTTCCCCGCCGGTCCGGAGCGGTCCGTGCTCGTCCGGGCCGTCGTCGTCGACCCGGCGCTCGCCGCCTTCCACGAGGCCGTCCACCGCGCTGCGCCCGGCGGCGTCGACACCTCGCTGCCGGGTGCGTGGTCGCCGCACGTGTCGTTCGCACGGCGGGTCCGGGACGTCGATCTCCCGCGGGCGCTGGCGGCACTCCGGCGGGCACCGCTGCCCGAGGTGCTCGAGGTGGGCGGCGTGCGGTTCTGGGACGGCGAGGCGGGGGCGGTCACGCCGCTGGCGTGAGGAGCGGGTCGGCGCCGGGACGGGCCTCCCGGCTGCGTCGTCCCGTCCGCGTCCCGCCGCCGTCGGCGTGCCGTCGTCAGACCCCGAGGACGCGCTCGGCGAAGGCGGAGCCGAAGACGCGGTCCGGGTCCGCGGCGCGGACCAGGTCGCGGACGGCCGGGAGGCGCGGGTACAGCCCGGCGATCGCCTCGCCGTCCAGGGAGCTCATCTTCCCCCAGTGCGGCCGCCCGTCGAAGGGGGCGAGCAGACCCTCGAGGTCGGGCAGGAGCGCCGCGACCTCGGCCGGGTGCTTCTTCCAGGTGAAGGCGATGCAGAGCACGTCCTCACCCTGGGTCGGACTCAGCCAGAACGGATCGGCCGCCATCGTCCGGAGTTCGCAGACGTGCAGGTGCGGCTGGATGCGCGCCGCCATCGTCCGGACGGCGTCGAGGGCCGCCGCCGCGTGCCGGAGCGGGACGAAGTGCTCGCTCTGGACCTCGGACCCGACGCTCGGGACCGACTCGATGGGGAAGTGCGGCAGGCGGTCCCACCACGGACCGACCGACCCGTCGCGGGCGGTGTGGTGCCCGTCACCCGGTGTCCCCGGCCGCTTCGGCGCACCGAGGAGGTGTTCCGGCACAGTCACGTCGACGGCGCCGTCGGGGACGCGGGACTTCACGAGCACGTCGCTGATCTCGTCGCCGAACACCGTGTACGAGCACACCGAGTAGCCGGCGGCGTGGACCTCGGCGACGTGCGCGGTGAAGACGTCCCACGGGACCGGGCCGTAGGAGTCCTGCCGCATGCCGTACGTCGACTGGAGGTCGAGGGTCACCCGGGTCACGATGCCGAACAGCCCGAGGTGGAGGACCGTGCCCGCGAACCCGGGGTCGTCGCGGCGCACGGTGTGGAGCTCGCCGTCCGGGCCGATCAGCTCGAGGGAGCGGACGGCGGTGCTCAGCGAACCGAGCGTCGTGCCGGAGCCGTGCGTGCCGGTCGCGACCGCGCCGCCGATCGAGATGTGCGGCAGCGAGCCCATGTTGTGCAGGGCGAACCCGGCGCGGTCGATCTCCGGTGCGACGAGTCCGTACCGGGTCCCGGCGCCCATCGTCGCGGTCCGTGCGTCGGTGTCGACGACGAGGTCGGTCGGGACGCCCGTGAGGTCGAGCAGCACGCCGGGGGTGTCCGCGACGTCGTTGAACGAGTGCCGGGTGCCGAGGCCGTGCACCCGCGGGGAGCGGGCGACGACCTCGGCGGCCTCGGCCACGGAGCCGGGCCGGACGACGCGCTCCGCCGTGTAGGTGACCGTGCCGGACCAGTTCAGCTCGCTCGTCGTCGACCGCATGCCGCCCACGATGCCACGCGCGGCCGACGGGCGCTGCGGCACGTGGCCGGTCATCCGCGCCCCTGGTGCAATCGCGCCCCCTCACGGACATCGCGCCCCGTGGTGACGGGGCGCGATGTCCGGGAGGGGGCGCGAAGGGGAACGCGGCGTCGCGGCCGCAGGACCGGTCTGGTGCTCGGGCGAGCGTCAGTGCATCGACGGAGCCGGTGCACCCTCCGGCGTCGCGGGTCGACGGACCATCGACGCGGTCACGATGCCGGCGAGCGAGATGATCGCCCCGACGAGGAAGGCCGTCCGTACGCCCGTCGCCGTGGCCGCCGCGACGTCCGCTGCTCCCGAGCTCGCCGCGCCCGCCGCACCGATGGTGAGCAGGGTCACAAAGAGCGCCGTGCCGGCGGCCCCGGCGAGCTGCTGTGCGGTACCGAGCACCGCGCTGCCGTGCGAGTACAGCTTCGGCGGCAGCCCGCCGAGCGCCGAGGTGAAGAGCGGCGTGAAGGTCAGCGCCAGCCCGATGCTCAGGACGACGTGCGCACCGAGGACGAACCACACGCTCGTACCGGTGCCGACGGTCGAGAGCGCCCAGAGCACGGCGCTGACGATGATCGAGCCGGGGACGAGCAGCACCCGCGGGCCGCGACGGTCGTAGACGCGGCCGACCACTGGCGACAGCAGCCCCATGATCAGCCCGCCGGGCAGCAGGAGGAGCCCGACCTGCAGGACCTCGAGCCCGAGGACGCGCTCGAGGTAGATCGGCAGCAGGATGAGCGTGCCGAACATCGCCATGAAGCTGACGACCATCGCGACGATCGGGATGGTGAAGCCGGCGGTGCGGAACGTGCGCAGGTCGAGCAGGGCCGAGTCGCTGCGCTGCAGGCGGGTCTGTCGGAGCACGAACACCGCGAGGGCGACCACGCCGACCACGAGCGACACGATCGGCACGAGCGGCCCGGTCGACCCGGCCTCGCCGATGCTCGACAGTCCGTAGACGAGCCCGCCGAACGCGAAGGCGGACAGCGCGACGGAGAGCACGTCGATCGGGGCCTTCCGCGGCGTGGACACGTTGCGCACCTTGACCATGCCGAGGATCAGCGCGGCGATCGCGATCGGGAGCACGAAGCCGA
This is a stretch of genomic DNA from Curtobacterium sp. 458. It encodes these proteins:
- a CDS encoding sugar kinase; amino-acid sequence: MTGRVVTVGETMLLLSGQSVGAVPDLDAMRVDTGGAESNVAIGLARAGVPTTWVGRVGTDPAGDRVVADVRGAGVDVVAVADADRSTGLMMKERLADGRTRVTYHRRGSAGSAIGPEDVPAGLVEQAALVHLSGITLALSDRSRATVDAVLDRAEAAGVPVSFDVNHRPKLIDPDTARVRYRAVVERSATVFASDDEARLVLGREEQPDDEDDLARGLAALAHGTAVVKLGSRGAVASVDGVLHRRAATPVRVVDPVGAGDAFVAGWIAAVLGGAEPAVALDRAADAGALACTVASDWRLPDPDAVVTVDDAPEVDHAVHDRVDR
- a CDS encoding IclR family transcriptional regulator — protein: MNTSPDIPARNAALSLRRGLRLLDHVAERTRNGEVSVSLGTLATELGTSKSTVLRLTAPMVETDLLRRTADAGFTLGLGALLLGQSYLEGIDLRAAAAPFLRRTAERTGLTCHLVVPDGTDIVYVDKVETRGTVRMGSRIGNRLPMRNTASGKAIVAFGEPDLLARVLAEPVRAMTDHTITDDVRWRREVDRTHQRGYGIDDRENEPDIRCVAAPVFGHANQVVGAMSISGLASRFPAAAVRELGSGVVRTAHEISVALGSSSAQLALNRTATTRSAR
- a CDS encoding alanine racemase, coding for MTTHVLDDVLLPAMTLRESALASNAAVMQAYVDRHGLLFAPHMKTHMAPALARRQLDLGAWGVTVASVQQAVVAWRHGIHRILIANEVLDPAGLAWIASRRTEDPGADVLFQVDSPAGVTAAADHGALPVLVEVGFPGGRTGVRSPEDGIALARTAHDAGLELRGVTGYEGGLPGPDEARDYVRGVLAVTAAVHPFVGVPRTLLSMGGSAWFDAVVEAVESRPGDVDVLLRSGASLTHDDGFYAERTPFGRHPEEGRLEAAIRVWGRVTSAPEPGLVLVAVGKRDISFDEGLPVVREVRPGGTADARPVTPVPGSVTVTRLDDQHCYLRTTDAAPDLVPGDVVVFGISHPCTVFDKWRRVLVLADDDTVLDTIETEFR
- a CDS encoding MFS transporter yields the protein MTTTTSTPAPRRTHSTAVAVLVAGTFFMELLDGTILATAAPAMGRDLGVDSAAVGVAITAYLVTLAVFIPVSGWVTDRVGSRTVFAAAIALFTIASALCAASTGLVELTLWRILQGLGGAMMVPVGRLVVLRSAGRDQLVTAIAILTWPALAAPIIAPFVGGVLVDTLTWHWIFLINIPLGVVAFVAALVLVPQERAPERVPFDWLGSLLACFGLGALVVMASLLALDVVPVLAVVVSGVVGAVCCWLAIRHFRRAPHPIMGLESFRLETFRVSHAGGSLFRLAVSAVPFVLPLLFQDAWGWSAVLAGSAVLWVFVGNLGIKPMTTPFLRWFGYRPVIVVSSAVAALSVVAMAFMTPDTPFWLLAVLLVVSGAARSVGFTAYNTIAFADVEQADMTPANTLSSTLQQTAAGFGVAVAAVVIRAASGLGGSGPYVAAFWVIAALLVVACVEGLLMSRTAGDTVRPARRGRVRA
- a CDS encoding endonuclease/exonuclease/phosphatase family protein, translated to MAAPQQHGTLDPDADVQPTALRVVSYNLREHTANGELASLAEASQADVLCVQECDSNDLAPSVGGLSLAASTKANRLGLAIYKRDDRFELQDFSIHSLQKSLHDRVLAPAHERLIAMHLRDREADTEVIVASFHASPLTATNSLRRKQIEAAHQFVRDLSSEAPAIMVGDFNYPWFQTNLRRKIEQHGFALSLSDQPTYLRYRKFTGHFDFATSVGLHIAGVETLPAGVSDHRPILVRAHYEHPGDTAGYPTIDAPAA
- a CDS encoding ABC transporter permease subunit; translated protein: MNNTFQSVIDTFDVFVASVRDTLVMTIISLVVAGVIGLALGLTLYATRPGNLLGNRTVHTVVNVVVNIVRPIPFVILLAAIGPLQREVVGTTIGVPAVTFAISFAASFAVARIVEQNLLAVDPGVVEAARASGAHPVSILLTVLIPEGLGPLILGYTFIYVGIVDMTAQGAIVGGGGLGEYAINYGSQRYDWWIVYVSVAAIVVIVQLGQFLGNRLARATLRR
- a CDS encoding methionine ABC transporter ATP-binding protein, coding for MSALVELRGVSKHYRRADTGETVTAVEDVSLDVHQGEVLGVIGYSGAGKSTLVRLVNALELPSSGSVTVAGQDLTAIPERDRRQARRRIGMIFQQFNLFRSRTIAGNVAYPLKVAGVGKQERDRRVAELLDFVGLLDRAYAYPEQLSGGQKQRVGIARALASNPELLLADEATSALDPDTTSEVLGLLRRVNRELGVTIIVITHEMDAVRQIADRVAVMEHGRVVEVGDVYDVFSKPQTPAAQRFVRTALHDRPSAEQLVRLREHHTGRLVTVQISDEVGLQNRIDAAWRAHGVTAELVFGGVGEIRERRIGSLTYELTSDDPHAVDEAVRDLRASGTTVDEEAAA
- a CDS encoding MetQ/NlpA family ABC transporter substrate-binding protein → MSAPALPQKPKGKRPIGWIVAAAVVVVAIVVAVIVGAVRAGGDGGAGATADGGAAKTVKIGVADKALPYWKTYTKLAKEKLNVTVQLVNFSDYSLPNPALKDGQVDINQFQHIQYLADYNVTSDDDLQPIGSTAVYPLPLYATKYDSASALPADAKVAIPNDAINQARALLVLQDAKLLTLKNGGTAFSTTADIETHKVDVQTLDASQTANALQQGSVAAAVVNNNFATAAGLPVKDVISKDDPSSASAAPYVNVFAVRKADEDDTTYLALAKLFQDSAVQKAFKEDYPQAVARNVSASQLQSELATVEQDAKAAKQ
- a CDS encoding 2'-5' RNA ligase family protein — encoded protein: MRSIELVLSPASDAAVRAVWDELIADDLPSLGRHVSASNAPHVTLAAGPDLPLPTGFDAPVPATLRLGGVLLFPAGPERSVLVRAVVVDPALAAFHEAVHRAAPGGVDTSLPGAWSPHVSFARRVRDVDLPRALAALRRAPLPEVLEVGGVRFWDGEAGAVTPLA
- a CDS encoding FAD-binding protein; amino-acid sequence: MTGHVPQRPSAARGIVGGMRSTTSELNWSGTVTYTAERVVRPGSVAEAAEVVARSPRVHGLGTRHSFNDVADTPGVLLDLTGVPTDLVVDTDARTATMGAGTRYGLVAPEIDRAGFALHNMGSLPHISIGGAVATGTHGSGTTLGSLSTAVRSLELIGPDGELHTVRRDDPGFAGTVLHLGLFGIVTRVTLDLQSTYGMRQDSYGPVPWDVFTAHVAEVHAAGYSVCSYTVFGDEISDVLVKSRVPDGAVDVTVPEHLLGAPKRPGTPGDGHHTARDGSVGPWWDRLPHFPIESVPSVGSEVQSEHFVPLRHAAAALDAVRTMAARIQPHLHVCELRTMAADPFWLSPTQGEDVLCIAFTWKKHPAEVAALLPDLEGLLAPFDGRPHWGKMSSLDGEAIAGLYPRLPAVRDLVRAADPDRVFGSAFAERVLGV